A part of Cryptococcus decagattii chromosome 2, complete sequence genomic DNA contains:
- a CDS encoding ATP-dependent RNA helicase FAL1 yields MAGINVGDDKLIFESSEAVTVAPTFEALNLKEDLLRGIYAYNFEKPSAIQQRAIIPIIRGRDVIAQAQSGTGKTATFSISMLQSIDTNLRETQALVLSPTRELAVQIQTVVLALGDYMNVSCHACIGGTSVGEDIRKLEAGQQVVSGTPGRVFDMIRRRNLRTKDIKMLILDESDELLNKGFKDQIYDIYRYLPPATQVVVVSATLPHDVLEMTTKFMTDPVRILVKRDELTLEGIKQFFVAVEKEDWKFDTLCDLYDTLTITQAVIFCNTRRKVDWLTEKMREANFTVSSMHGEMVQKERDAIMAEFRGGQSRVLITTDVWARGIDVQQVSLVINYDLPTSRENYLHRIGRSGRFGRKGVAINFVTVDDVRILRDIEQYYSTQIDEMPMNVAELT; encoded by the exons ATGGCTGGTATCAACGT TGGCGACGACAAGCTCATATTCGAGTCTTCCGAAGCCGTCACGGTC GCTCCCACAT TCGAAGCTCTCAACTTGAAAGAAGATCTCTTGCGCGGTATCTACGCTTACAACTTCGAGAAACCTTCCGCCATCCAGCAACGTGCGATCATCCCCATCATCCGTGGCCGCGATGTCATTGCCCAGGCCCAATCTGGTACCGGTAAAACCGCCACGTTTTCTATCTCAATGCTTCAGTCGATCGACACCAACTTGCGTGAGACCCAAGCCTTGGTCCTCTCCCCGACCAGAGAATTGGCTGTGCAGATCCAAACCGTTGTCCTCGCTCTCGGTGATTACATGAACGTCTCTTGCCATGCTTGTATCGGAGGAACCAGCGTTGGCGAAGATATTAGGAAGCTTGAGGCCGGGCAACAGGTTGTCAGTGGTACTCCTGGCCGAGTGTTTGACATGATCCGAAGGAGAAACTTGAGGACCAAGGACATTAAG ATGCTTATTCTTGATGAATCTGACGAACTGCTAAACAAGGGTTTCAAGGACCAAATTTACGACATCTACCGATACCTTCCTCCCGCCACCCAGGTCGTTGTTGTCTCCGCTACCCTCCCTCATGATGTCCTCGAAATGACTACCAAGTTCATGACCGATCCTGTCCGAATCCTCGTAAAGCGTGATGAATTGACTCTTGAAGGAATCAAGCAATTCTTCGTCGCTGTCGAAAAGGAAGACTGGAAGTTTGACACGCTTTGTGATTTGTATGACACTTTGACTATTACGCAAGCGGTCATTTTCTGTAACACCCGACGCAAGGTCGACTGGTTGACAGAAAAGATGCGAGAGGCGAACTTTACTGTCAGTAGTATGCACGGAGAAATGGTGCAAAAGGAACGAGATGCGATCATGGCCGAATTCCGAGGTGGACAGAG TCGAGTATTGATTACCACAGACGTCTGGGCACGAGGTATCGACGTCCAGCAAGTTTCTTTAGTCATTAATTATGACCTCCCTACTTCTCGTGAAAACTATTTGCACCGAATAGGTCGAAGTGGTCGATTCGGCAGGAAAGGTGTGGCGATCAACTTCGTCACCGTCGATGATGTCAGGATTTTGAGAGATATTGAGCAGTATTACTCAACTC AAATCGACGAAATGCCTATGAATGTTGCGGAGCTCACATAA
- a CDS encoding sorting nexin-4, protein MDQDGFHSITWDDAPSRNPPLSTPSPSQSPFEEGFESISPPFAQPPVSEHYEGYDNAKADEDGEGTVTLERRERLGGQEADGSAWNGKWMDVQVRQPAKEHEGSKDMYISYAVKTETSLPTFRKPLTVVRRRFQDFVFLREHLVKNFPACVVPPIPDKHRLEYIKGDRFSPEFVERRRVDLQRFADRIARHPTLQRSQLVNDFLQSTEWSVAKHHHISHPPPESHTSLIDSLSDTFINAFSRVRKPDARFVEMTDELERFEEGLIGVERVIGRGKSRIDDLATDYQDMAAAYQGLGYLESGITEPLNRFAEKMLDFSTLLKHMNNTTIEPFLSSSHSLLSYSATHRNVIKLRDQKQLDFEELSAYLSAIVSERDRLAALSSGHTAAPVGLGTYLRDQVDKLRGTDDIHTRRERMRKMDGKIRELQDAVTLAHETSNAFSEEVIKEHAYFELEKKQEMKDALQAYADGQVEMLQQAMDDWDRIIPLLQRIRVDV, encoded by the exons ATGGACCAGGACGGATTTCATTCAATCACATGGGACGATGCACCCTCAAGAAACCCACCTCTGTCTAccccatctccttctcaatcaCCATTTGAAGAGGGCTTCGAGTCCATCTCACCGCCCTTCGCGCAACCGCCAGTCTCAGAGCATTACGAAGGCTATGATAATGCAAAGGCTGACGAGGATGGGGAGGGTACGGTGACattggagaggagggagaggcTCGGAGGCCAAGAAGCAGATGGATCAGCTTGGAATGGGAAATGGATGGACGTGCAGGTCAGGCAACCCGCCAAGGAACACGAGGGGAGCAAGGATATGTACATCTCGTACGCTGTCAAAACAGAG ACGAGCCTTCCGACATTTAGAAAACCTCTCACAGTTGTCCGAAGGCGATTTCAGGACTTCGTCTTTCTGCGAGAACACCTCGTGAAAAACTTCCCAGCTTGCGTCGTACCTCCTATACCTGATAAGCATCGCTTAG AATACATCAAGGGCGACAGGTTCTCACCCGAGTTTGTCGAACGTCGCCGAGTGGA CTTGCAACGATTCGCAGATAGGATAGCACGCCATCCCACTCTTCAACGGAGCCAACTTGTCAACGACTTCCTTCAGAGCACAGAATGG AGCGTAGCCAAGCACCACCAcatttcccatccaccCCCGGAATCTCACACCTCCCTCATTGACTCCTTGTCTGACACCTTTATCAATGCATTCTCCCGGGTTCGCAAGCCCGATGCGAGATTCGTGGAAATGACCGACGAGTTGGAGAGATTTGAAGAAGGCCTGATTGGGGTGGAAAGGGTTATTGGGCGCGGAAAGAGTCGGATCGATG ACCTGGCGACCGATTATCAGGACATGGCAGCTGCCTATCAAGGGTTGGGATACCTCGAATCAGGTATCACCGAACCTCTCAACCGCTTTGCAGAGAAGATGCTTGACTTTTCCACTCTCCTCAAACACATG AACAACACAACCATCGAGCCattcctctcttcctcccattcTCTCCTATCCTACTCTGCCACCCATCGTAATGTTATCAAGCTCCGAGATCAAAAGCAACTCGACTTTGAAGAACTGTCTGCTTATCTCTCGGCTATCGTATCAGAACGTGACCGCCTTGCAGCCCTTTCCTCAGGTCATACTGCCGCCCCTGTAGGACTCGGAACATATCTTCGCGATCAGGTGGATAAATTGCGCGGAACAGATGACATCCATACCCGGCGggaaaggatgaggaaaaTGGATGGGAAAATCAGGGAGTTACAAGATGCTGTGACGTTGGCGCATGAGACGAGTAACGCGTTTTCAGAAGAGGTGATCAAGGAGCATGCGTATTTTGAGTTGGaaaagaagcaggagatgaaggacgCGTTGCAGGCATATGCAGACGGGCAAGTGGAGATGCTGCAGCAAGCGATGGATGACTGGGATCGC ATTATTCCACTTCTTCAACGAATACGCGTAGATGTTTGA
- a CDS encoding calmodulin, translated as MAEQLTKEQIAEFKEAFSLFDKDGDGTITTKELGTVMRSLGQNPTQAELEDMINEVDADGNNSIDFAEFMTLMARKMHDTDSEEEIREAFKVFDKNNDGHISAAELKHVMTNLGEKLTDAEISEMIREADKDGDGMIDYNEFVTMMVAK; from the exons ATGGCTGAACAACTT ACTAAGG AACAAATCGCCG AGTTCAAGGAGGCTTTCTCTTTGTTCGATAAGG ATGGGGATGGAACTATCACCACCAAGGAACTCGGTACCGTTATGCGATCTCTCGGTCAGAACCCTACTCAAGCTGAGCTTGAAGATATGATCAACGAG GTTGATGCCGACGGAAACAACTCTATTGATTTCGCCGAATTTATGACTCTTATGGCTAGGAAGATGCACGACACCGACTCTGAGGAGGAGATCCGAGAAGCCTTCAAG GTTTTCGACAAGAACAATGACGGTCATATCTCTGCTGCCGAGTTGAAGCATGTCATGA CCAATCTTGGTGAGAAGCTCACAGACGCTGAGATCAGCGAAATGATTCGGGAGGCGGACAAGGATG GTGACGGAATGATCGATTACAACGAGTTTGTTACTATGATGGTCGCCAAA TAA